One window of Pseudacidobacterium ailaaui genomic DNA carries:
- a CDS encoding DNA translocase FtsK, translating into MKPLKLVLTPTRNRRLNEMIGLMVLVASGLLLLALISYHPTDPSWNTMVGSPAARPQNWTGLVGSYISDLLLQMEGAAAFCVPLLMVAIGWTWIRSLPLGPWWVKFVGAVLILLFLPALFGLVPGHPRFLHGLPLEGLTGLLVADTLVHYLNYPGACIFTIAMVAMAIYLSTAFSLSSAREWVSVRLAFFMAWRDRVANWRQARLRLRQQRKATEESRRREKEAAKGMKAIQKDRPAVSVEETGPERRTAGFAEMADEPAPLQKSVWEQMPRATVPDANPEPEIAVKERADADVHKVTVTPKSHNGYRLPPSTLLHRSEETQVVREDELREEARVLVEKCAEFEVHGQITQINPGPVVTTFEFKPEAGVKYSRVTGLADDLCLAMRAESILIERMAGKSTVGIQVPNRERETIWLRDVIEAENFALSKSKLTLAMGKDINGRIVVADLATMPHVLIAGSTGSGKSVAINAMIMSVLYKATPEQVRMILVDPKRVELGMYEGIPHLFTPIITEPKLAANALRNAVREMERRLKLLASRSVRNIDQYNRLFENGTPSLFDNETEEKPLPYIVIIIDELADLMMLDKANVEESITRLAQMARAVGIHLVLATQRPSVDVITGLIKANVPTRMSFRLATKVDSRTILDSNGAESLLGRGDMLFLPPGTSRLQRVHAPFVTEKEISAVTEFWKKQGEAEYVQGFLESPKDEKGRDPDLQDDGTDANDELYEDAVRLVLEFGKASTSLLQRRLRIGYGRAAHLIDMMERDGIVGPAEGSKPREILKPPDWLSEVEQAMRD; encoded by the coding sequence TTTCCTACCATCCGACGGACCCTTCCTGGAACACGATGGTTGGCAGTCCTGCCGCCCGTCCGCAAAACTGGACGGGTCTGGTGGGCTCTTACATCAGTGATCTTTTGCTGCAAATGGAAGGCGCTGCCGCCTTCTGTGTGCCTTTGCTGATGGTAGCCATCGGCTGGACCTGGATACGCTCTCTGCCCCTTGGTCCTTGGTGGGTCAAGTTTGTGGGTGCAGTCCTCATTTTGCTGTTTCTTCCCGCGCTTTTTGGACTGGTGCCAGGCCATCCCAGGTTTTTGCATGGGCTGCCTTTGGAGGGCCTGACTGGGCTTCTGGTTGCCGATACGTTGGTTCATTATCTGAATTACCCCGGGGCGTGCATCTTCACCATCGCCATGGTGGCCATGGCGATTTACCTGTCCACGGCCTTCAGCCTTAGCTCCGCGCGCGAATGGGTTTCCGTACGGCTCGCATTTTTCATGGCATGGCGTGACCGCGTTGCGAACTGGCGGCAAGCGCGCCTCCGGCTCCGCCAGCAAAGAAAGGCCACAGAGGAATCCAGACGTCGGGAGAAAGAGGCTGCGAAAGGCATGAAAGCTATCCAGAAGGATAGGCCCGCTGTCTCCGTCGAAGAAACAGGCCCCGAGCGTCGCACGGCGGGCTTTGCTGAGATGGCCGACGAACCTGCACCTTTGCAAAAAAGCGTCTGGGAGCAAATGCCTCGCGCGACAGTGCCCGATGCGAATCCAGAACCGGAAATTGCCGTCAAAGAACGGGCTGATGCAGATGTCCATAAGGTAACAGTCACTCCTAAATCGCACAATGGATATCGCCTGCCCCCAAGTACATTGCTGCACCGGAGTGAGGAAACACAGGTTGTTCGCGAAGACGAACTGCGCGAAGAAGCCCGTGTGCTGGTGGAAAAATGCGCCGAATTCGAGGTCCACGGGCAGATAACGCAGATCAACCCCGGTCCCGTGGTGACTACTTTTGAGTTCAAGCCGGAAGCGGGCGTAAAGTACAGCAGAGTCACGGGTCTTGCAGACGACCTCTGTCTTGCCATGCGTGCTGAAAGCATTCTGATTGAGCGCATGGCAGGGAAGAGCACAGTAGGTATTCAGGTGCCGAACCGCGAGCGGGAAACCATCTGGCTGCGGGATGTCATTGAGGCCGAAAACTTTGCTCTTTCCAAAAGCAAGCTCACACTGGCTATGGGGAAGGACATCAACGGTCGCATTGTTGTTGCCGACCTTGCCACCATGCCGCATGTCCTGATTGCAGGGTCCACTGGAAGCGGCAAATCCGTGGCCATCAATGCCATGATTATGTCCGTGCTTTATAAAGCCACACCGGAACAGGTGCGCATGATTCTGGTGGACCCCAAACGGGTAGAGCTCGGGATGTATGAGGGGATTCCCCACCTCTTTACGCCGATCATTACTGAGCCCAAACTTGCGGCCAATGCCCTGCGCAACGCTGTCCGCGAGATGGAACGGCGGCTCAAGCTGCTCGCTTCACGCAGCGTACGCAATATTGACCAGTACAACAGGCTGTTTGAAAATGGGACCCCGAGTCTCTTTGACAACGAGACCGAAGAGAAGCCACTGCCTTACATTGTCATCATCATTGATGAGCTGGCAGATTTAATGATGCTCGACAAGGCCAATGTAGAAGAATCCATTACTCGTCTGGCCCAGATGGCCCGCGCGGTTGGAATCCATCTGGTACTGGCGACACAACGGCCTTCCGTTGACGTGATCACTGGTCTCATTAAAGCCAATGTCCCCACACGCATGTCCTTCCGTCTGGCGACCAAGGTGGATTCCCGCACAATTCTGGATTCCAATGGCGCTGAATCCCTGCTGGGACGGGGAGATATGCTCTTTCTACCGCCAGGGACTTCTCGTTTACAGCGGGTCCATGCGCCCTTTGTCACGGAAAAGGAGATCTCTGCCGTTACCGAGTTCTGGAAGAAGCAGGGCGAAGCTGAGTATGTGCAGGGCTTTTTGGAATCACCCAAGGATGAGAAGGGCCGCGATCCTGACCTGCAGGACGATGGCACAGATGCAAATGACGAGCTTTACGAGGATGCTGTCCGGCTGGTACTGGAGTTTGGTAAGGCCTCGACCTCTCTGCTCCAGCGTCGCCTTCGTATCGGGTACGGCCGGGCAGCGCACCTGATTGACATGATGGAGCGGGACGGAATTGTCGGTCCGGCAGAGGGGTCTAAACCCCGCGAAATCCTCAAGCCGCCGGATTGGCTAAGTGAAGTAGAACAGGCCATGCGCGACTAA